The Deinococcus sp. YIM 134068 region CGTCAACATCTACGGCGGCAACACCAGCACCAAGAGCGTCGAGAAAGACCACCTCGGGCGCGACGTGACCGTGCTGTGGGTGAAAGGCTCAGGCTCCGACATCGCCAGCATCACAGAGAAGGGCTTCGCGGGCCTCAAGCTCGACGAGGTGCTGCCTCTCTTCGAGCGCCCGAGCATGACCGACGAGGAGATGACCGCCTACCTCGAACGGACGGTCTTCGAGCCGGGGCGGCCTCGCCAGAGCATCGAGACGCTGCTGCACGCCTTCGTCCCGGCCAAACACGTGGACCACACCCACCCCGACGCGATCATCGCCATCGCCTGCACGCCGAACGGGCCGGAAGTCATGCGCGAGATTTACGGGGACCGGGCGGCGTGGGTGGACTACATCCGCCCCGGCTTCACCCTGTCGCAGCAGATCGGCGCGGCGGTGCGGGACAATCCGGGGCTGGAGGCCGTCGTGATGGGCAAACACGGCCTCGTCACCTGGGGCGAGACCTCGAAGGAGAGCTACGAGACGACTCTGCGGATCATCGGGGAGGCGCAGGCGTA contains the following coding sequences:
- a CDS encoding class II aldolase/adducin family protein, with the protein product MTTTQSKTIIQNRWNAAEAPQSDGLASLTYRSNLLGADRTLVNIYGGNTSTKSVEKDHLGRDVTVLWVKGSGSDIASITEKGFAGLKLDEVLPLFERPSMTDEEMTAYLERTVFEPGRPRQSIETLLHAFVPAKHVDHTHPDAIIAIACTPNGPEVMREIYGDRAAWVDYIRPGFTLSQQIGAAVRDNPGLEAVVMGKHGLVTWGETSKESYETTLRIIGEAQA